One window of the Triticum dicoccoides isolate Atlit2015 ecotype Zavitan chromosome 3B, WEW_v2.0, whole genome shotgun sequence genome contains the following:
- the LOC119278971 gene encoding ankyrin repeat-containing protein At5g02620-like, which produces MADNTSTTSSLEGQHEELWMDQLLLEAATSGDSASMKDMASQDPSMLLRTTPAGNTCLHISSIHGHEAFCLDVVALEVSLLTTVNLDRETPLLAAVKSGSVILASVLLRWYREHRLSKAILEKDIDGCNALHHAIRSGHRKLAMELIDAEPVLSTHVNRMNESPMYIAAMRDFTDISEILLEIPVSAHMGPWGQNTLQAAVKNGNAGLAKRIVETRPGLAKEADNNGCTPLSSAVYRGLVDVLRVLLEHDCSLGYEVPSNGNPFLSYAAYEGHLDVAEELLKYCPDTPYRSTQDACWTSLHVAVYDDQVEFTEFILRTPQLRKLINMRDSNGKTALHLAVEKCNPKMVVALLSHDDIDTTVVDNEGVTAAWVLAHVIDDAKTLNWNEVSMLMARADPQDAKTLYNLHTHTKHKATLESRKEAKSLTQTYTSNTSLVAILITTVTFAAAFTLPGGYSNDAGSEGLPIMSRKLSFQAFLISDVLAMCCSFAVAFICIIARWGDYEFLIYYISATKKLMWFAYVATTTAFSTGLYTVLAPSLHWLAIAICVMVALLPIFTKLLGEWPVLKLRFRLGKTFNSDLLDMV; this is translated from the exons ATGGCAGATAATACATCAACAACTAGTTCATTGGAAGGACAACATGAAGAGCTATGGATGGACCAACTTCTTCTGGAAGCAGCCACATCCGGCGATTCCGCATCAATGAAGGACATGGCATCACAGGATCCAAGCATGCTTCTTAGAACAACTCCAGCTGGGAACACCTGTCTTCACATATCGTCCATCCATGGCCATGAGGCATTTTGCCTAGATGTGGTGGCCCTGGAGGTGTCTCTTCTCACTACAGTAAACCTGGATCGAGAGACACCACTTCTTGCCGCGGTGAAAAGCGGTTCTGTCATCTTGGCTTCCGTTCTACTCCGTTGGTACCGTGAACATCGACTGAGCAAGGCAATCTTGGAAAAAGACATTGATGGCTGCAATGCACTCCACCATGCCATTCGCAGTGGCCATAGGAAGCTTGCGATGGAGCTGATAGATGCAGAGCCGGTTCTGTCGACACATGTGAATAGAATGAACGAGTCACCTATGTATATTGCAGCGATGAGGGATTTTACTGATATTTCAGAGATTTTACTTGAAATTCCTGTTTCTGCTCATATGGGACCATGGGGCCAGAACACTCTGCAGGCTGCCGTGAAGAATGGAAACGCAG gttTGGCTAAGAGAATTGTGGAAACACGTCCTGGGCTGGCCAAAGAAGCCGATAACAATGGGTGTACTCCGCTAAGTTCAGCTGTATATCGTGGCCTGGTTGACGTGTTACGAGTATTGCTGGAACATGATTGCTCTTTAGGGTATGAGGTGCCAAGTAATGGTAATCCTTTCCTTAGTTATGCTGCATATGAAGGTCACCTCGATGTTGCTGAAGAGCTTCTTAAATACTGTCCTGATACTCCTTACCGTTCAACACAAGATGCCTGTTGGACATCCCTCCATGTAGCTGTATACGATGATCAAGTGGAGTTCACAGAATTCATCTTGAGGACCCCACAACTTCGGAAACTCATTAACATGCGAGACTCCAACGGGAAAACTGCTCTACATTTGGCGGTAGAGAAGTGCAATCCTAAAATGGTTGTTGCTTTGCTGTCTCACGATGACATAGACACAACTGTGGTTGATAATGAAGGTGTTACAGCAGCTTGGGTATTAGCTCATGTCATTGATGATGCGAAGACTTTAAACTGG AATGAAGTGAGCATGCTTATGGCGAGAGCTGATCCGCAAGATGCCAAAACTCTGTATAATCTTCACACGCATACCAAACACAAAGCGACCTTAGAATCAAGGAAGGAGGCGAAGTCACTAACTCAAACATACACAAGCAACACTTCGCTAGTGGCGATCCTCATCACGACAGTCACCTTTGCCGCTGCCTTCACCCTGCCTGGAGGATACAGCAATGACGCCGGAAGCGAGGGACTTCCCATCATGTCTAGGAAGTTATCATTTCAAGCATTCTTGATTTCTGACGTCTTAGCAATGTGCTGCTCCTTTGCTGTCGCCTTCATATGCATCATAGCAAGGTGGGGGGATTATGAGTTCTTGATTTATTACATATCCGCCACTAAGAAGCTTATGTGGTTTGCATATGTGGCAACAACTACGGCTTTTTCAACTGGTTTATACACTGTGTTGGCTCCAAGTCTTCACTGGTTGGCTATTGCAATTTGCGTCATGGTAGCTTTGTTGCCCATTTTCACTAAGCTGCTGGGCGAATGGCCGGTGTTGAAGCTCAGATTTCGGCTTGGTAAAACATTCAACTCTGATCTCCTTGACATGGTGTGA